A region of Paenibacillus sp. JNUCC-31 DNA encodes the following proteins:
- a CDS encoding carbohydrate ABC transporter permease, translating into MGLDRGEKIFNVFNVIFMLFFIAIIVLPLINIIALSFNDGYDAMKGGIYLFPREFTLVNYETILKDTTIYRAFGVTIAKTVIGVIGHLVITGAAAYALSKSYLLGRKIFIRMGVITMFFNGGMIPSFLVAKSLGLTNSFWVYIIPVLFSFYDMIILMNFFRSLPDSIEESAKIDGASVLQVFFKIIVPLSFPVLATIALFHGVYQWNDFFVAKLYVTDKSLYPIQYYLYQLLTSAGAANSAKAGVYISKAFTTQSLQQATMIVTTLPIMLIYPFLQKYFISGMLVGGVKE; encoded by the coding sequence ATGGGGCTGGATAGAGGCGAGAAGATATTTAACGTTTTTAACGTGATATTCATGCTGTTTTTTATTGCCATCATCGTATTACCCTTAATCAATATCATCGCCCTCTCGTTCAATGACGGGTATGACGCGATGAAAGGGGGAATTTATCTATTCCCGAGAGAATTTACGCTGGTAAACTATGAGACCATATTGAAGGATACGACCATTTACAGAGCGTTTGGAGTTACGATAGCCAAAACTGTAATCGGTGTCATCGGGCACTTGGTCATTACAGGGGCCGCAGCCTATGCTCTGAGCAAGTCTTATTTACTGGGAAGAAAGATATTCATCCGTATGGGCGTCATCACGATGTTCTTCAACGGCGGAATGATTCCGTCATTTCTGGTGGCCAAGTCGCTCGGTCTGACGAACAGCTTCTGGGTGTACATTATCCCCGTGCTATTCAGCTTTTACGACATGATCATCCTAATGAACTTCTTCCGAAGCTTGCCGGACTCGATTGAAGAATCAGCCAAGATTGACGGGGCCAGTGTATTACAGGTGTTCTTCAAAATTATTGTCCCGCTTTCTTTCCCGGTGCTGGCGACGATCGCTTTGTTTCACGGGGTATACCAGTGGAATGATTTCTTCGTGGCTAAGCTGTATGTAACGGATAAGTCACTGTATCCGATTCAATATTATTTGTATCAGCTGTTAACGAGCGCAGGCGCTGCGAATTCTGCCAAAGCAGGAGTGTATATTTCCAAGGCTTTTACGACTCAATCTTTACAGCAGGCTACGATGATCGTTACGACCCTTCCTATTATGCTGATTTACCCTTTCCTTCAGAAATACTTTATTAGCGGCATGCTGGTCGGAGGAGTTAAAGAATAA